In the genome of Roseovarius sp. Pro17, the window TCAGTTATTCGTGGCGGCTGATCATGGCTCCACCGGATGTGCTGGACTATGTCGCAGCGCATGAGGTCGCACATCTGGAGCAAATGAACCACTCGCCCGCCTTCTGGGCATTGGTTGCGGCGTTGATGCCGGACTATCAGACGCATCGAAAATGGCTGCGCCAGAACGGCACTGGCCTGCATCGTTATAGGTTTGATTGACGCGGCGCGCATTTGTGATCACAACGATGTCATGTTGATGAATCCTCGCCCAGATCCGGCGCCTGCCGCCCATGACCGCGTATACCGCGGCCTGCGTTCGCGCATCATGTATGGCCAGATTCCGCCGGGTCAGTCGCTGACTCTGCGCGGCATCGGGCGCGAGTTCGACGTGTCGATGACCCCAGCGCGCGAGGCGCTGCGCAGGCTGGTGGCCGAGGGCGCACTGACGCTGAGCAATTCGGGACGCGTCTCGACGCCAGAGCTGAACAATGACCGGATTGAGGAGCTGGCCGCGCTGCGCTCCCTGCTGGAGGTCGAGCTGGCCAGCCGCGCCCTGCCGCGCGCGCATATCGCACTGATTGACCGGCTGACCACGATCAACCAAGCCATCGCCGAGGATATCGCGCGCCACGACGCCGTCGCCTATATTCGCCGCAATCTGGAGTTTCACCGCACGCTGTATCTGCGCGCGCAGGCCCCTGCGATGCTGGCCATGGCCGAAACGGTGTGGCTGCAAATGGGCCCGACAATGCGCAAACTATACGGGCGGCTGCGTCAAAAGGAACCGCCACCCTATCACCGCCTCATCATCGGTGCGCTCAAGGCGGGGGACGAGCCTGCCTTGCGCCTCGCTGTACGCTCGGACGTGACGCAGGGCCTCAGGATGCTAGCGACCTAAAGCGTCATCTCACGCAGCGAGGCCCTTGCTGCCCATGTTCAGGAATTTTTGACGCCGGTCGGTGATCAGCGCCTTGGGGCTCTTGCCGTCCAGATCCTTTAGCATCTCGCCCAGCGCGGTGCCGACATTGGCCATCGACGTTTTCGGATCGCGGTGCGCGCCGCCCATCGGTTCATCGATGATGCGGTCGGTAATGCCCAGCTTGATCAGGTCTTGCGCGGTCAAGCGTAGCGCCTCGGCGGCTTCGCGCATTTTCTCGGAGTCTTTCCAAAGGATCGACGCGCAGCCTTCGGGGGAGATTACCGAATAAACCGAGTGCTGAAGCATCGCCACGCGGTTCGCGCTGGCAAAGGCGACAGCGCCGCCCGATCCACCCTCACCGATCACGACACTGACCAGCGGCACGCCGATTTGCAGGCATTTCTCGGTCGAGCGGGCGATTGCCTCGGATTGGCCGCGCTCTTCGGCACCCTTGCCGGGGTAGGCGCCGGGTGTGTCGATCAGCGTGATCACCGGCAGGCTGAATTTATCGGCCATGTCCATCAGGCGGATCGCCTTGCGATAACCTTCGGGGCGGGCCATGCCAAAATTACGCTCGATCCGGGACTTGGTGTCGTTGCCCTTTTCATGGCCGATCACCATGACAGGACGGTCATCCAGCCGCGCAAGGCCCCCCATGACGGCGTGATCGTCGGCAAAGTTCCGATCGCCAGCCAGCGGTGTGTATTCGGTAAACAGCGCCTGAATGTAGTCCCGGCAATGGGGCCGTTCAGGGTGGCGCGCGACCTGACATTTACGCCAGGGCGTTAGATCCCTGTAGAGATCGCGCAGCATGATCGCCGCCTTCTTGTCCAGCGCGGCTGCCTCTTCTTCGACATCCACACCTTCACCGGCGCGGGCCATCGCACGCAACTCTTCGGCCTTGCCTTCGATCTCGGCGAGGGGTTTTTCAAAATCGAGGTAGTGAGTCATGAACACGCTCCGGTTTGGTGCCTGCGTTATATGGCCGGGCAGCGTTTGAAATGCAATCAATTCGCAAGGCCCAATGCTACGCGCAGGGCCAATTCGGGCGACGCCAACACCGGGGTGACGAGACCGTTCAGTAGCGGTGCAGCCCCTGCCATCGACGCCTGCGCCAAAACGATGCAAGCGGCATCCGGAACAGATTCGATATTCTCGCGAATCGCGGCCGCGACGACGGCATGAAACGGCCCCACCTGCCCTGCCTCAAACAGCGGCCAGAATTCGGCCAGTGACAGCGCGTGCACCTTGGCCTTGTGTCTCTGCGCCTCTAGCGCGGCATCCAGCAGCGCTGCAGAGGGCTCAAGCGTACTATCAAGGCAATAGGCCATGACGATGTCACCCCCCGCCTGCGCCGCAATGCGCGCCGCTTCCTGCATCATCGGCGCATCGACCCGGATTGCGCCAAGGTCGCCCGCAACCGGCCCCAACGTCGTGCAGGTGCATAGAACCGCGCCGGGCGCGCTGTCGACCGCCTCAGCAATCTCGGCCTGCAAACGCGCGTCGATACCGCCCTGCGCGCGGGCCAGCCAATCGGGCCGCACGATGTGGTTCAACCTGGCCTCGGGCGCAATGTCCGCCTTTAGCGCATCAAAGGTAGCACGATGAGCTTCACTAGTGTGCAGTAGCGTCAAAATCATTCGATATTTCCGTGGCAGCCGGTTTGTCGTTGGACGCCCATAACACGGGGATAAGTGTCGCGACCAGCAGCGCCGCCATGGTCCAGTTAAACATACGCAGCCGTATGGGCGTGTCGAGGAATCGGCGCATCTGTTGGCCCAGCGCGACCCAACTGGTCGTGCTGATGATGGACACTGCGCAATAGGCCCCCGCGACCCACAGGATCGCCGTCGGCTCGCGCCCGCCCGCATAGAGCGTGATGGCCGACAGCGCCATGAACCACGCCTTGGGATTGACCCACTGGAACGCAGCGGCCTGAAGAAAGGTCAGCGGCGTGCCCGTCTCTTCGGCCATGCTCTGCGCAGGTGGGGCGGCATTGCCGATCTTCCACGCGAGAAACAGCAGGTAAGCGACGCTCAACACCGTCAGCACCGTCTGAACGATGGGAAACGCTTCGAACACCCGGATGATGCCAATACCGACCAGAGTGACGAGGATGGGCATTCCCAGACCGACCCCGAACATATGCGGCACTGTCCGGCGAAAGCCGAAATTGGCACCCGACGCCATCAACATGAGGTTGTTTGGGCCGGGCGTGATCACGCCGACAAAACAAAAGGCCACGAGGGCTGTGAGGATTTCAAATGTCATTCGTGCAATATTGTGCAGTTTAGCCGCAATGAAGTTGCGTTTCTTTGCGCTGATAGAATTTCTGTGCAACTACTCATCATTATGGATCAGATAACCGACCGCATATTGCAAGAGCTTTCCCGCAACGGTCGCATCAGCAACATTGAGTTGGCCGATCGCTGCGGCCTGTCGCCCAGCGCCTGCCTGCGCCGCGTGCAGGATCTGGAGCGGCGCGGAATCATCGCAGGCTATCGCGCGGTCCTGAACCGAAGCGCGATGGGCGTCGGCTTTGTCGCCTATGCCGCGGTGGGCCTGAACAGCCACACCAAGGCCAGCCAAGAGGCGTTTGAACGCGCGATGGCGCGCGCGCCCGAAGTTGTCGAATGTCACAGCATCACCGGCTCGGTCGAGTATCTTCTGCGCATCGAGGTCTTGGACCTGCCTAGCTACAAGGCGTTTCACACTGATGTCATGGGCGTGCTGCCACAGGTGAACGCCATCACCTCCTATGTCGTCATGGGCTCGCCTAAGGATGCGCGCGCCTGAACGCTTTTAACCCACGTCAGCGCAAGGTATTGCGGAGCCTATGACAACACTGCCCGACATCTACGCCGCCAAGATCAAATCCGGTGAACTGGCTACCGACCCGGCACAAGAAGCCATCCTGCCCGAATTCGAGCGCATCCGCGCGGAACTGGACGCTCCACAGCAAAATGGCTGGTTCCGCAAAGCACCGGCGCCGCCCAAGGGGCTATATATTTGGGGTGGTGTGGGGCGCGGCAAATCCATGCTGATGGATCTGTTCGCGGCCTCGCTCTACGTCCCCAGCCGCCGCGTGCATTTCCACGCCTTCATGCAGGAAATCCACGCAGGCATTCATGCCGCGCGGCAAAAGGGCGCTCAGGATGCAGTGGCCCCGGTGGCCGAAAAGGTGGCGGCAGACGTGCGCCTGCTGGCCTTTGATGAGATGCAGATCACCGACATTACCGACGCGATGATCGTCGGGCGGCTGTTTCAGGCGCTGTTCGATGCAGGTGTCGTAGTGGTGACAACATCAAACCGCGCCCCCGACGACCTCTACAAAGACGGCCTCAACCGTCAGCTTTTCCTGCCCTTCATTGACCTACTCAAGCAGAACATGGTGGTGCATCAACTGGCCTCGCCCACCGATTATCGGCAGGACCGGATTGCAGGCAGTCCGACCTATTTCACCCCAAACGATGCCAGCGCCCGTGCGCAGATCGAAAAGATCTGGCAAAGTCTGACCCACGGCGAGGCGCAGCCGCATACCCTGACCGTGCAAAAGCGCGAACTGGAAATCCCCGCCTTTCACAATGGCGTAGCCCGGGCGACATTCTATCACCTGTGTGGACGGATGCTGGGCCCTGCCGACTACCTCGCCCTGGCCGATGCAGCGCGCGTGCTGGTGCTGGAGGATATTCCTCTGCTCAGCCGCCAGAACTTTAACGAGGCAAAGCGGTTCGTCACGCTGATCGACGCGCTTTACGAGGCAAAGGTACGCCTGATCTGTTCGGCCGCCGCTACGCCCGAATACCTTTATGTCGAGGGTGAAGGCACGTTCGAGTTCGAGCGTACGGCCAGCAGATTAGAGGAAATGCAGTCCGAGGGATGGGGCACCGAGTAGCGCAGACCACGCTGAAATACCGTCTGCCGAAGGGCGCGCGCGCCGCCAATGCCTGCGACTTTATTGCCGACGGCACTGCGCTCTGTGACGACCTGGCGGCAAGGGCGCCTGCGGTTACACCACCCCCCTTTCAAATTGGCCCCCAAGGTCTATATAGATGGCCTAGAAATCGACTCTTGCAGCAGACCCATGGACCTCATGATATCGCACCCTTGGAAAATGGCCGGACAGGACGACGATGAGGAGAGCTCGGTCGTAGTCGCCACGCGCCCAAAAACCAAACGCCCGCCCCTCTATAAGGTATTGTTGCTCAATGACGACTATACGCCGATGGAATTCGTCGTCGCCGTGTTGGAGCGATTCTTTGGCCTCAGCAGCGCGCAGTCGTTCGAAATCATGCTGACCGTGCATAAAAAGGGCCTCGCTGTCGTGGGCGTCTTTAGCCACGAGATCGCTGAAACAAAAGTGGCGCAGGTCATGGACTTTGCCCGCCAGCACCAGCATCCGCTGCAGTGCACTATGGAACGGGAATAGACCCTATGACAGGCATTCGACTATCATTGGCGCTCGAGGGCGGCAATCTGACGCTGCCGGATGGAGCGCGTATTGCCGTGTTCGCGCCCACAGCCGACACTGATCTGTCGCCCCTGCCGCAGGACCTGTGCCACATCATTACCGGCAATAAACCTGACCGCGATTACTTCGCCGCGCTGGGCTATGCCTGCAACACCGCGCCCGAGGGCCGCTATGGTGCGTCGCTGGTCTGCCTGCCGCGCGCCAAGGATCGCGCGCGCGCCCTGATCGCAGAGGCGGCTGACGTCACCGACGGGCCGGTCATCGTTGACGGGCTGAAAACCGATGGTATCGAATCGGCGCTAAAGGGATGCCGCAAACGCGCTGACGGAGTCGCCGGCCCCATCAACAAGGCCCATGGCAAGCTGTTCTGGATGAATCCCGCGCCCGCCCTGGACGATTGGCGCACAGGCGAGCCGGGCGAAATCGAAGATGGCTACGTCACTGCGCCGGGCGTCTTTTCCGCAGACGGGATCGACCCCGCCTCGCGCGCATTGGCTGATAACCTGCCCGAGACACTGGGCGCGCATGTCATTGATCTGGGCGCCGGCTGGGGATACCTCACACACCGGGCGCTGTCGCGCGAAAGCATTCGCCAGATCGACGCAGTCGAGGCGGATCATGCCGCGCTGTCCTGCGCGCGGCTCAACGTCACTGACCCACGCGCGCAATTTCATTGGGAGGACGCGCTGCGCTGGCGTCCCGAGACGGCGGCTGACACCGTCCTGATGAACCCACCCTTTCACACCGCGCGCAAGGCCGATCCCGCGCTGGGCCGCGCCTTTATCGCTGCCGCCGCCGAGATGCTGAAGCCCTCTGGGCAGCTGTGGATGGTCGCCAATCGCCATTTGCCCTACGAGCAGACGCTCGCCGGGCTATTCGTCGACGTGACCGAGGCACCCGGCGGCGACACAAGGTTCAAGTTGCTGCACGCGCGCCGCCCCATGCGCAAGAAGCGCTGAGCGCCGACCAACATCCCGCATAAGGATACGTAAAATGTCATTTTCGATCTCCGGCAAGACGGCTATCGTCACCGGCGGGGCCAACGGTATCGGCCTCGCCATAGGGCGGCATCTGGCCGACAAGGGCGCGAATGTCATGTTCGCCGACATGGACGAGGACGCCCTCACCGATCAGCTTGGCGAACATGCCGATGACGGGCCGATCCGATACTTCGCAGGTGATCTGCGCGAA includes:
- a CDS encoding GntR family transcriptional regulator, with the protein product MLMNPRPDPAPAAHDRVYRGLRSRIMYGQIPPGQSLTLRGIGREFDVSMTPAREALRRLVAEGALTLSNSGRVSTPELNNDRIEELAALRSLLEVELASRALPRAHIALIDRLTTINQAIAEDIARHDAVAYIRRNLEFHRTLYLRAQAPAMLAMAETVWLQMGPTMRKLYGRLRQKEPPPYHRLIIGALKAGDEPALRLAVRSDVTQGLRMLAT
- a CDS encoding acetyl-CoA carboxylase carboxyltransferase subunit alpha; the protein is MTHYLDFEKPLAEIEGKAEELRAMARAGEGVDVEEEAAALDKKAAIMLRDLYRDLTPWRKCQVARHPERPHCRDYIQALFTEYTPLAGDRNFADDHAVMGGLARLDDRPVMVIGHEKGNDTKSRIERNFGMARPEGYRKAIRLMDMADKFSLPVITLIDTPGAYPGKGAEERGQSEAIARSTEKCLQIGVPLVSVVIGEGGSGGAVAFASANRVAMLQHSVYSVISPEGCASILWKDSEKMREAAEALRLTAQDLIKLGITDRIIDEPMGGAHRDPKTSMANVGTALGEMLKDLDGKSPKALITDRRQKFLNMGSKGLAA
- a CDS encoding LysE family translocator; its protein translation is MTFEILTALVAFCFVGVITPGPNNLMLMASGANFGFRRTVPHMFGVGLGMPILVTLVGIGIIRVFEAFPIVQTVLTVLSVAYLLFLAWKIGNAAPPAQSMAEETGTPLTFLQAAAFQWVNPKAWFMALSAITLYAGGREPTAILWVAGAYCAVSIISTTSWVALGQQMRRFLDTPIRLRMFNWTMAALLVATLIPVLWASNDKPAATEISNDFDATAH
- a CDS encoding Lrp/AsnC family transcriptional regulator; this encodes MDQITDRILQELSRNGRISNIELADRCGLSPSACLRRVQDLERRGIIAGYRAVLNRSAMGVGFVAYAAVGLNSHTKASQEAFERAMARAPEVVECHSITGSVEYLLRIEVLDLPSYKAFHTDVMGVLPQVNAITSYVVMGSPKDARA
- the zapE gene encoding cell division protein ZapE, yielding MTTLPDIYAAKIKSGELATDPAQEAILPEFERIRAELDAPQQNGWFRKAPAPPKGLYIWGGVGRGKSMLMDLFAASLYVPSRRVHFHAFMQEIHAGIHAARQKGAQDAVAPVAEKVAADVRLLAFDEMQITDITDAMIVGRLFQALFDAGVVVVTTSNRAPDDLYKDGLNRQLFLPFIDLLKQNMVVHQLASPTDYRQDRIAGSPTYFTPNDASARAQIEKIWQSLTHGEAQPHTLTVQKRELEIPAFHNGVARATFYHLCGRMLGPADYLALADAARVLVLEDIPLLSRQNFNEAKRFVTLIDALYEAKVRLICSAAATPEYLYVEGEGTFEFERTASRLEEMQSEGWGTE
- the clpS gene encoding ATP-dependent Clp protease adapter ClpS, which produces MISHPWKMAGQDDDEESSVVVATRPKTKRPPLYKVLLLNDDYTPMEFVVAVLERFFGLSSAQSFEIMLTVHKKGLAVVGVFSHEIAETKVAQVMDFARQHQHPLQCTMERE
- a CDS encoding class I SAM-dependent methyltransferase; protein product: MTGIRLSLALEGGNLTLPDGARIAVFAPTADTDLSPLPQDLCHIITGNKPDRDYFAALGYACNTAPEGRYGASLVCLPRAKDRARALIAEAADVTDGPVIVDGLKTDGIESALKGCRKRADGVAGPINKAHGKLFWMNPAPALDDWRTGEPGEIEDGYVTAPGVFSADGIDPASRALADNLPETLGAHVIDLGAGWGYLTHRALSRESIRQIDAVEADHAALSCARLNVTDPRAQFHWEDALRWRPETAADTVLMNPPFHTARKADPALGRAFIAAAAEMLKPSGQLWMVANRHLPYEQTLAGLFVDVTEAPGGDTRFKLLHARRPMRKKR